The Streptomyces sp. R28 region GGTCGGCGGACTCTCGCCCTCCAGGGCGTACGGCTTCCAGGTCAGCGCCGTGAACGAGGCGGGCGAGTCCGCGAAGTCGGCCACCGTGACGGCCACGACCACCGCAGGACCCGGTGGCGGAGGCACGGACCTCCCGGCCCACGCCCTGGTCGGCTACCTCCACGCGAGCTTCGCCAACGGCTCCGGCTACACGCGCATGGCCGACGTCCCCGACAGCTGGGACGTCATCGACCTGGCCTTCGGTGAACCGACATCGGTCACCTCGGGCGACATCCGCTTCGCCCGCTGCCCGGTCACCGAGTGCCCGAACGTCGAGAGCGACGCCGACTTCAAGGCGGCGATCAGGGCCAAGCAGGCGGCCGGCAAGAAGGTGCTGATCTCCATCGGCGGCCAGAACGGCCAGGTGCAGCTGACGACGGCGGCGGCGCGGGACACCTTCGTGACGTCGGTGTCGAAGATCATCGACGAGTACGGCCTCGACGGCCTGGACATCGACTTCGAGGGCCACTCGCTCTCCCTGAACGCCGACGACACCGACTTCAGGAACCCGAAGACGCCGGTGATCGTCAACCTCATCTCGGCCCTGAAGACCCTGAAGGCCAGGTACGGCGACCAATTCGTCCTGACGATGGCCCCGGAGACCTTCTTCGTCCAGCTCGGATACCAGTACTACGGCACCGGCCAGTGGGGTGGCCAGGACCCGAGGGCAGGGGCGTACCTCCCGGTCGTCCACGCGCTGCGCGACGACCTGACGCTTCTCCATGTCCAGGACTACAACTCGGGCCCGATCATGGGTCTGGACAACCAGTACCACTCCATGGGCGGCGCCGACTTCCACATCGCGATGACCGAGATGCTGCTCACCGGCTTCCCGGTCGCGGGCAACGCGAGCAACGTCTTCCCGCCCCTGCGCCCCGACCAGGTGGCGATCGGCATGCCCGCCTCGGCC contains the following coding sequences:
- a CDS encoding chitinase, which gives rise to MDRFRPLALLTAAALTLPGLTALSSAARAADTDLALNGGFEAGLDGWTCTAGTTVGSPVHAGTSALQATPAGGDNARCAQEVTVKPDSLYTLSGYVRGSYVHLGASGTGTTDVSTWTQSAPAWQQLTTTFRTGPSTTRVTLYTHGWYGTGTYYADDISLVGPGADAGRPPAVPTGLKTGTVTSSSVALSWSAVAGATGYAVHRDGTKVQTVSGTSATVGGLSPSRAYGFQVSAVNEAGESAKSATVTATTTAGPGGGGTDLPAHALVGYLHASFANGSGYTRMADVPDSWDVIDLAFGEPTSVTSGDIRFARCPVTECPNVESDADFKAAIRAKQAAGKKVLISIGGQNGQVQLTTAAARDTFVTSVSKIIDEYGLDGLDIDFEGHSLSLNADDTDFRNPKTPVIVNLISALKTLKARYGDQFVLTMAPETFFVQLGYQYYGTGQWGGQDPRAGAYLPVVHALRDDLTLLHVQDYNSGPIMGLDNQYHSMGGADFHIAMTEMLLTGFPVAGNASNVFPPLRPDQVAIGMPASANAGNGHVPPAEVTKTLDCLTRKTNCGSYTTRGTWPALRGLMTWSINWDRYGGWEFQRAFDGYFG